From a region of the Pukyongiella litopenaei genome:
- a CDS encoding ABC transporter substrate-binding protein: MKLLTQLICTAALGVALSGPAAAQSTFVYADTSEPSTIDPAKANTNWEFTITRNVFDRLVDFDLDDTSKLLPALATEWQQDGTTWTLKLREGVTFHDGTPFDSADAKASLDRILELKRGQSYLISSIESVEATDPLTLTITTKSPDVYLAGNLARIEVASDEDIANHDEDWFNENANGTGPYKFVSWTRGTQVELARNADWWGEFPEGAFDRVLVRAVADSQNRAQGVEGGTYDMANFIALDDALRIVAQDGFHKVEGNNLWAWPAIYLNTELAPTDNADFRAALVKAFDYSAMLDFNQGLGVVPRGPVPAWFPGSPEANMPEIVTDLEVAKADLAASGHEGATMKCVIPNTVAEFRFAATVLQSAGRQIGVTVEIEEAPFVEAITAIKNDQSNCFVLGNANLSPNDATKFFAAHYLKGGFFNAGKFHDERLEELIASMPSESDPAKRDAILKEAVQIVVDSHYIIWAARPTTVVVEPDRIGGYRIDPAEYVNIRLWEMHEAK, encoded by the coding sequence ATGAAGCTGCTGACCCAACTGATCTGCACGGCGGCGCTTGGCGTGGCGCTGTCCGGCCCGGCCGCCGCGCAATCCACCTTCGTCTATGCCGACACCAGCGAACCCAGCACCATCGATCCGGCCAAGGCAAACACCAACTGGGAATTCACCATCACCCGCAACGTCTTTGACCGGCTGGTGGATTTCGACCTCGACGACACGTCGAAGCTCCTGCCCGCGCTGGCGACGGAATGGCAACAGGACGGCACGACCTGGACCCTGAAACTGCGCGAAGGGGTCACCTTTCACGACGGCACGCCCTTCGATTCCGCCGATGCCAAGGCCTCGCTGGACCGGATCCTGGAACTCAAGCGCGGGCAATCCTACTTGATTTCCAGCATCGAAAGCGTCGAGGCGACCGATCCCCTGACATTGACCATCACCACCAAAAGCCCCGATGTCTATCTGGCGGGAAACCTTGCGCGGATCGAGGTCGCCTCGGACGAGGATATCGCCAATCACGACGAGGACTGGTTCAACGAGAACGCCAATGGCACCGGCCCCTACAAGTTCGTGTCCTGGACACGGGGCACGCAGGTCGAACTGGCGCGCAACGCGGACTGGTGGGGCGAATTTCCCGAGGGCGCCTTTGACAGGGTGCTGGTGCGCGCCGTCGCCGACAGCCAGAACCGCGCCCAGGGTGTCGAAGGCGGCACCTATGACATGGCCAACTTCATCGCCCTGGACGATGCGCTGCGGATTGTGGCGCAGGACGGCTTTCACAAGGTCGAGGGCAACAACCTCTGGGCCTGGCCCGCGATCTACCTGAACACCGAACTGGCGCCCACCGACAACGCGGATTTCCGCGCGGCGCTGGTCAAGGCGTTCGACTATTCCGCGATGCTGGATTTCAATCAGGGGCTGGGCGTCGTGCCGCGCGGGCCGGTGCCGGCCTGGTTCCCCGGCTCGCCCGAGGCGAACATGCCGGAAATCGTCACCGATCTGGAGGTTGCCAAGGCCGATCTCGCGGCCTCGGGACATGAAGGCGCGACGATGAAATGCGTCATCCCCAACACCGTCGCCGAATTCCGTTTCGCGGCGACCGTGCTGCAATCGGCGGGCCGCCAGATCGGCGTGACGGTCGAGATCGAGGAGGCGCCCTTTGTCGAGGCGATCACCGCGATCAAGAACGACCAGTCCAACTGCTTTGTCCTGGGCAATGCCAACCTGTCGCCAAACGACGCGACCAAGTTCTTCGCCGCGCATTACCTCAAGGGCGGGTTCTTCAACGCCGGCAAGTTCCACGACGAAAGGCTGGAAGAGCTGATCGCGTCGATGCCGTCGGAATCCGATCCGGCGAAACGTGACGCGATCCTCAAGGAGGCGGTGCAGATCGTGGTGGACAGCCATTACATCATCTGGGCCGCCCGCCCGACCACGGTGGTGGTGGAGCCGGACCGCATCGGCGGCTACCGCATCGACCCGGCGGAATATGTGAACATCCGCCTGTGGGAAATGCACGAGGCGAAATGA
- a CDS encoding ABC transporter permease, giving the protein MTGFIFKRLAWGLVVLVLVAIITFVLSRVVPADPAAFLAGQNASEEAVAQIRSEQGLDRPVFEQFVTYAKGLVQGDLGRSIRTKRPVSQDMAQFLPATLELMIVSFAVYLTLSMALAVASVRRPGGVIDNAVRLLTMLGTGIPVFWLGMALQFLFYYKLQWFPLGDRFPIREIAPPDVTGFLLIDSLLAGNGSAFLSSLQYLALPVLTVVLNLLAVGTRMSRAALLAEQDRLYVRTARGKGLGPGQVLFGHMLRNALSPILTVTTIQFGYLLSWIILVEVIFSWPGIGLYAFQSFQVFDYSPVIALALVSTFGFVVLNLLADVLYPIIDPRIEKVTA; this is encoded by the coding sequence ATGACCGGATTCATCTTCAAACGCCTGGCCTGGGGTCTCGTGGTTCTCGTGCTGGTGGCGATCATCACCTTCGTGCTGAGCCGTGTCGTCCCTGCGGATCCGGCGGCCTTCCTGGCCGGGCAGAACGCGAGCGAAGAGGCCGTGGCGCAGATCCGTTCCGAACAGGGGCTTGACCGTCCGGTGTTCGAACAGTTCGTGACCTATGCCAAGGGGCTGGTGCAGGGCGATCTGGGCCGGTCGATCCGCACCAAGCGGCCCGTTTCGCAGGACATGGCGCAATTCCTGCCCGCGACGCTGGAACTGATGATCGTCAGCTTCGCGGTCTATCTCACGCTCAGCATGGCGTTGGCGGTGGCATCGGTTCGCAGGCCCGGCGGGGTGATCGACAACGCGGTGCGGCTTCTGACCATGTTGGGCACCGGAATCCCGGTGTTCTGGCTGGGGATGGCGCTGCAATTCCTGTTCTACTACAAGCTTCAGTGGTTTCCCCTAGGCGACCGCTTTCCGATCCGCGAGATCGCGCCGCCCGATGTCACCGGCTTTCTGCTGATCGACAGCCTGCTGGCGGGCAATGGCAGCGCCTTTCTTTCCAGTCTGCAATATCTGGCCTTGCCGGTGCTGACCGTGGTGCTGAACCTGCTGGCGGTGGGCACGCGCATGTCGCGCGCGGCGCTGCTCGCCGAACAGGACCGGCTCTATGTGCGCACCGCGCGCGGCAAGGGGTTGGGGCCAGGGCAGGTGCTTTTCGGGCATATGCTGCGCAATGCGCTCTCGCCGATCCTGACGGTGACGACTATCCAGTTCGGATACCTGCTGTCTTGGATCATCCTGGTCGAGGTGATCTTTTCCTGGCCGGGGATCGGGCTTTACGCGTTCCAGAGCTTTCAGGTCTTCGATTATTCGCCGGTGATCGCGCTCGCGCTGGTCTCCACCTTCGGTTTCGTCGTGCTGAACCTGCTTGCAGATGTGCTATATCCGATCATCGACCCGCGCATAGAGAAGGTCACCGCATGA
- a CDS encoding ABC transporter permease, translating to MTAAARTIFRSDLLARVALVLALVLLVFALVPGLIAPYDPIILDVSNRLKPPSPAHPFGTDEAGRDIFSRVIHGTRYSLGVAFAIVISAAVFGTVYGVISGMAARWLDNLMMRIVDLFFGFPALVLALAISTAIGRGLDSVTLALALMWWPGFARLVRGEVLRLRHEPHVEAARALGLSTPTIMLRHIVPFVMSAVNVRATTDIGYALVAVTALSFLGLGATSPTPEWGLLIRDSRPYFGAAWWYLVFPGGIVMLAATVFSLLGDALDAHRGA from the coding sequence ATGACGGCCGCGGCAAGGACGATCTTCAGGTCCGATCTGCTGGCGCGCGTCGCGCTGGTGCTGGCGTTGGTGCTGTTGGTCTTTGCGCTGGTGCCGGGGCTGATCGCGCCCTACGATCCGATCATCTTGGACGTCTCCAACCGGCTGAAGCCGCCTTCGCCCGCCCATCCGTTCGGCACAGACGAGGCGGGGCGCGACATATTCTCGCGGGTGATCCACGGCACCCGCTATTCGCTGGGCGTTGCCTTTGCCATTGTCATTTCCGCGGCGGTCTTCGGCACGGTTTACGGCGTGATCTCGGGGATGGCCGCGCGCTGGCTGGACAATCTGATGATGCGAATCGTCGATCTGTTCTTCGGCTTTCCCGCGCTGGTTCTGGCGCTGGCGATCTCAACGGCCATCGGGCGCGGGCTGGACAGCGTAACGCTGGCGCTGGCGCTGATGTGGTGGCCGGGCTTCGCGCGGCTGGTGCGCGGCGAGGTGCTGCGCCTGCGGCATGAGCCGCATGTGGAGGCGGCACGCGCGCTTGGCCTGTCCACGCCGACGATCATGCTGCGCCATATCGTGCCCTTCGTGATGAGCGCGGTGAACGTGCGCGCCACCACCGATATCGGCTATGCGCTGGTGGCGGTGACGGCGCTGTCCTTTCTCGGGCTGGGGGCCACTTCGCCGACGCCGGAATGGGGGCTGCTGATCCGCGATTCACGGCCCTATTTCGGCGCGGCCTGGTGGTATCTGGTGTTTCCCGGTGGGATCGTGATGCTGGCGGCCACGGTCTTTTCGCTGCTGGGTGACGCGCTCGATGCGCACAGGGGGGCGTGA
- a CDS encoding ABC transporter ATP-binding protein, which yields MLQLRDLVISFDHGELVAVDGLSFDVARGETFVVIGESGSGKSLTGMSIVGLAPQAAAVTGSITFEGQQMVGRSDAHMRRLRGRDIGIVYQDPLGALNPMHRVGAQIAESLRVHRLAGGSAAMARAIELLERVRIPDPTRVARSYPHQISGGMRQRAVFAMALACRPRLLIADEPTTALDVTIKAQVLDLMRDLRTEFDLTTLLITHDMGVVAEIADRIMVMYAGRVAEIGPADLLMDRPAHPYTSVLLQTAMISEAAPRSELPVVPGGTPALNDMPPGCRFHPRCPFASNICRKVVPPLRAAGAVEVACHHPLTETAP from the coding sequence ATGCTGCAACTGCGCGACTTGGTGATCTCCTTCGACCACGGCGAACTGGTGGCGGTGGACGGGTTGTCCTTCGACGTGGCCCGGGGCGAAACCTTTGTCGTCATCGGCGAAAGCGGCTCGGGCAAGTCGCTGACGGGCATGTCCATCGTCGGGCTGGCGCCACAGGCGGCGGCGGTGACCGGGTCCATCACCTTTGAAGGGCAGCAGATGGTCGGCCGGTCCGACGCGCATATGCGCAGGCTGCGCGGGCGCGATATCGGCATCGTCTATCAGGATCCACTGGGGGCGCTGAACCCGATGCACCGGGTAGGCGCCCAGATCGCCGAGAGCCTGCGCGTGCACCGGCTTGCCGGCGGGTCCGCCGCGATGGCCCGGGCGATCGAACTGCTGGAACGGGTGCGCATCCCGGACCCGACGCGCGTCGCCCGGTCCTATCCGCATCAGATCAGCGGCGGGATGCGCCAGCGCGCGGTCTTTGCGATGGCGCTGGCCTGCCGCCCGCGCCTGCTGATCGCGGACGAGCCGACGACGGCGCTCGATGTCACGATCAAGGCGCAGGTGCTGGACCTGATGCGCGATCTGCGGACCGAATTCGACCTGACGACGCTGCTGATCACCCATGACATGGGTGTCGTGGCGGAAATCGCCGACCGTATCATGGTGATGTATGCCGGCCGCGTGGCCGAGATCGGGCCCGCCGACCTGCTCATGGATCGGCCCGCGCATCCCTATACCTCGGTGCTGCTGCAGACCGCGATGATCTCGGAGGCGGCACCGCGCAGCGAATTGCCCGTCGTGCCGGGGGGCACGCCCGCCCTGAACGACATGCCGCCGGGCTGCCGGTTTCATCCCCGATGTCCCTTCGCCAGCAATATCTGTCGCAAGGTGGTGCCGCCGCTGCGCGCCGCGGGCGCGGTCGAGGTCGCCTGCCATCACCCGCTGACGGAGACCGCGCCATGA
- a CDS encoding oligopeptide/dipeptide ABC transporter ATP-binding protein: MYLGQVVEQAPAADLLAGPLHPYAQALLAAAPTLKARRERAGVHSRLSGDPPNPADAPRGCRFHPRCPLVQDICRNSPPELRDLNGGRRVACHFAPRDTAAAGLAVGRARLGLPAI, from the coding sequence ATGTACCTCGGCCAGGTGGTGGAGCAGGCGCCGGCCGCCGATCTGCTGGCCGGACCGTTGCACCCCTATGCACAGGCGCTGCTTGCGGCGGCGCCGACCCTGAAGGCCCGGCGCGAGCGCGCCGGGGTGCACAGCAGGCTGTCCGGCGATCCGCCCAATCCCGCCGATGCCCCCAGGGGCTGCCGCTTTCATCCGCGTTGCCCCCTGGTGCAGGATATCTGCCGCAACAGCCCCCCTGAATTGCGCGACCTCAACGGCGGCCGCCGCGTTGCCTGTCACTTTGCGCCGCGCGATACCGCCGCCGCCGGTCTGGCCGTCGGC